In Candidatus Hydrogenedentota bacterium, a single window of DNA contains:
- a CDS encoding ATP-binding protein, whose amino-acid sequence MPKTPWTPWHEVVTLRDDVKAGDLALNSFAADLYEVKLGRARTVYQDPREFFALTYPTRNLRELVKDVVYRLAGKNEKAVRQLELTYGGGKTHTLITLYHLVADPEHLPGDLSSVQEFRSHLDGLNPPKTRVVVLPFDKLDIEKGMEIGDPSGKLRWLKEPWSVLAWQIAGSAGLKLLHGEGKDKERESAPYEPLLVELLSMPQKDGLSTLILIDEVLMYARDKINVKKAYEGYLESFFQALTQAATKVKHCAVVASLLATDPRKMDSTGQKIVGNLSDLFRREQEESVQPVEKQDVAEVLRRRFFTPKSIQQSGAFKQHVLAALKGVYDLDEQTKREANSAEERFEKSYPFHPDVTEVLYTKWTSMQRFQRTRGVLRTFALGLRDAAKWDQSPLVGCNVFLSPPGQSDLSEALRELSSVATTEEYEGKREEWDKILLGELEKAAALEHESTALNHREMEQAVIATFLHSQPKGSKALARDLMVLLGPTRPDKIELEKALRRWTEVSWFLDEECIEDAETAPGGQKMLPKSWRLGGKPNLKQMHSDAAQNRVSDGAVEDVLVKFIGDTKTLTQGASAAGARVHTLPTKPSDIEDDGDFHFAILSPRAVSTSGNPSAESQRFINDTTAPNRPRVCRNAVVLAVPEKAALDAARSAVRDYLAWDEVHQLLKGQDLDVLRSTRLAGYLGDAKSRIPEAIKQAYCVVVSVNEKGEIHAFKIAVESEPLFQTIKNDKRSRIQDTAIEADALLPGGPFDLWRGGETERRVKDLAGAFAQFPHLPKMLRHQEILGTLARGAEQGSFVLRARRPDGSLRTWWMQRPTDTDMKDPSLELVLPENAKLAAIPGELLTPKTLPQLWPDSGVLTVSAVKAYFGGGTVVQVSRGAFEEPLSVPSASPDAVAEGIKSAVQTGSIWLIAGQASIWKESVPAGVLNDSAELHGPPSPIPVTDILHEALPDAWEQNATTAIALLNACSGRAGQPQPWPLVRDAIDSAIHGHYLERTEDSGPWPCDIAAASSVKLQAVTGTIPTVASVSAPPPVRPGVLRASAKLSTDQIQDLADNIGEIKKAAAGAGLEIQVTIEVGVDNPVTEPARANIQTILEGVSDGLTLD is encoded by the coding sequence ATGCCTAAAACCCCCTGGACCCCGTGGCACGAAGTGGTGACGCTGCGGGACGACGTGAAGGCCGGCGATCTGGCCCTGAACAGCTTTGCCGCCGATCTTTACGAGGTGAAGCTCGGCCGGGCGCGGACGGTGTATCAGGATCCGCGTGAGTTCTTCGCGCTGACCTACCCCACGCGCAACCTGCGGGAACTGGTGAAGGATGTGGTCTATCGCCTGGCGGGGAAGAACGAGAAGGCGGTGCGCCAGCTCGAACTGACCTATGGCGGCGGGAAGACGCACACGCTGATCACGCTGTACCACCTGGTGGCGGATCCCGAGCACCTGCCGGGGGATTTGTCCTCGGTGCAGGAGTTCCGGTCGCACCTGGACGGATTGAATCCGCCGAAGACGCGGGTGGTGGTGTTGCCTTTCGACAAGCTGGACATCGAGAAGGGCATGGAGATTGGGGATCCTTCGGGCAAGCTGCGCTGGCTGAAGGAGCCGTGGAGCGTACTGGCGTGGCAGATTGCCGGGAGCGCGGGCCTGAAACTGCTCCACGGCGAGGGCAAGGACAAGGAGCGCGAGAGCGCACCGTATGAGCCGTTGCTGGTGGAACTCCTGTCCATGCCGCAAAAAGACGGGCTTTCGACACTCATACTCATTGATGAGGTCTTGATGTATGCGCGGGACAAGATCAACGTCAAGAAAGCCTATGAAGGCTATCTGGAGAGCTTTTTCCAGGCGCTGACCCAGGCGGCGACGAAGGTGAAGCATTGCGCGGTGGTGGCCTCCCTGCTCGCGACGGACCCCCGGAAAATGGATTCGACGGGCCAGAAGATCGTGGGCAATCTCTCCGATCTGTTCCGCCGGGAGCAGGAAGAGAGCGTGCAGCCGGTGGAGAAGCAGGACGTGGCCGAGGTGCTGCGCCGCCGCTTTTTCACGCCGAAATCCATCCAGCAATCGGGTGCCTTCAAGCAGCACGTGCTGGCGGCGCTCAAGGGCGTCTACGACCTGGACGAGCAGACCAAGCGCGAGGCCAACAGCGCCGAGGAGCGCTTCGAGAAGAGCTATCCCTTCCACCCGGACGTGACGGAGGTGCTGTACACCAAGTGGACCAGCATGCAGCGCTTCCAGCGGACGCGCGGCGTGCTGCGGACCTTTGCCCTGGGCCTGCGCGATGCGGCCAAGTGGGATCAGTCGCCCCTGGTGGGCTGTAACGTGTTCCTCTCCCCTCCTGGCCAGTCGGACCTGTCGGAGGCGCTGCGCGAGCTGTCTTCCGTGGCCACCACGGAGGAGTATGAGGGCAAGCGCGAGGAATGGGACAAGATTCTGTTGGGCGAACTGGAGAAGGCGGCGGCGTTGGAACACGAATCGACGGCCCTGAACCACCGTGAGATGGAGCAGGCGGTCATCGCGACCTTCCTCCATTCCCAGCCCAAGGGAAGCAAGGCCCTGGCGCGGGATCTGATGGTGCTGCTGGGACCGACGCGTCCCGACAAGATCGAGCTGGAGAAGGCCCTGCGGCGCTGGACCGAGGTTTCGTGGTTTCTGGATGAGGAATGCATCGAGGACGCGGAGACGGCGCCCGGCGGGCAGAAGATGCTGCCGAAATCGTGGCGCCTGGGCGGGAAGCCCAACTTGAAGCAGATGCACAGTGACGCCGCGCAGAACCGGGTCTCCGATGGCGCGGTGGAGGATGTGCTGGTCAAATTTATCGGCGACACCAAGACCCTGACCCAGGGCGCGAGCGCCGCCGGGGCGCGGGTACACACGTTGCCCACCAAGCCGAGTGACATCGAGGACGATGGCGATTTCCACTTCGCCATATTGAGCCCCAGGGCGGTGTCCACGTCGGGCAATCCCAGTGCGGAGTCGCAGCGCTTCATCAACGACACCACAGCACCGAACCGGCCGCGGGTATGCCGGAATGCGGTGGTGCTGGCGGTGCCGGAGAAGGCAGCCCTGGACGCGGCCCGGAGCGCCGTGCGGGATTATCTCGCGTGGGACGAGGTGCATCAGTTGCTCAAGGGGCAGGATCTGGACGTGCTTCGGTCGACGCGCCTCGCGGGCTATCTGGGCGATGCCAAGAGCCGGATCCCCGAGGCGATCAAGCAGGCCTATTGCGTGGTTGTGTCGGTGAACGAAAAAGGTGAGATCCACGCTTTTAAAATCGCCGTCGAGAGCGAGCCGCTCTTCCAAACCATCAAGAATGACAAGCGATCCCGCATTCAGGATACCGCCATCGAGGCGGATGCCCTGCTTCCGGGTGGGCCTTTCGATTTGTGGCGCGGCGGGGAAACCGAACGCCGGGTGAAGGACCTCGCGGGGGCCTTCGCGCAGTTTCCCCACCTGCCGAAAATGCTTCGGCACCAGGAAATCCTGGGTACGCTTGCGCGCGGTGCGGAACAGGGCAGTTTCGTGTTGCGGGCGCGGCGGCCCGATGGATCGCTCCGGACCTGGTGGATGCAGCGGCCGACGGATACGGACATGAAGGATCCCAGCCTCGAGCTGGTGTTGCCGGAGAACGCCAAGCTCGCCGCCATCCCTGGGGAATTGCTCACGCCGAAGACTCTTCCGCAGCTCTGGCCTGACTCTGGTGTGCTCACAGTCAGTGCGGTCAAGGCCTATTTCGGAGGCGGCACGGTGGTTCAGGTGTCGCGGGGCGCCTTCGAGGAGCCCCTGTCCGTGCCCAGCGCCTCGCCGGACGCGGTGGCGGAAGGCATCAAGTCTGCTGTACAGACGGGCAGCATATGGCTCATCGCGGGGCAGGCGAGCATCTGGAAAGAAAGCGTCCCGGCGGGTGTCCTGAATGACAGCGCCGAATTACACGGCCCGCCTTCTCCCATTCCCGTGACGGACATTCTGCACGAGGCCCTTCCGGATGCGTGGGAACAGAATGCCACCACCGCGATTGCCTTGTTGAACGCGTGCTCCGGCCGCGCGGGACAACCACAGCCCTGGCCCCTCGTGCGGGATGCCATCGACAGCGCTATTCACGGCCACTACCTGGAGCGCACCGAGGACAGTGGCCCCTGGCCCTGTGACATTGCGGCAGCCAGTAGCGTAAAGTTACAGGCCGTCACGGGCACCATTCCCACAGTCGCTTCAGTATCTGCGCCACCACCCGTTCGTCCCGGGGTCCTCCGCGCGTCCGCGAAACTTAGCACCGACCAAATCCAGGATCTGGCCGATAATATCGGCGAAATTAAGAAAGCTGCAGCTGGGGCTGGATTGGAAATTCAAGTCACCATCGAGGTTGGTGTTGATAATCCGGTCACCGAACCTGCGCGGGCCAATATTCAGACGATTTTGGAAGGCGTTTCCGACGGGTTAACGCTTGATTGA
- a CDS encoding cytidine deaminase, with the protein MTLRFIEDYEALRAALGHLEAQGTWLDIGDNQKQFRHSNGGIMNWYPSTGTIMFQGRGSGPKALEDEVRAILDTESDPSSSQGQPGPVVGDDNPPPWETISTPIGTEPVETRPDDFDTTALSSASINRETAIGRRFRNSEIVIGLVGAVGTELENVCNVLKERLQSFGYFPDTISVSRDVIMKISQFPDFGTNEFDRIDRLMTAGDEAREKSGYNGILALGVAAEIALRRQKEVSDTAPRNRAAYIVRSLKHPEEVSCLRDIYGDGFYLLGVFADEKRRIKYLTKNKGLHQNDAEKLIKRDADEHLKHGQQTSKTFHLADFFLYIDENNDRMTHGIWRVLDLVFGHPYVTPTFDEYAMFMAFSAALRSADLSRQVGAVAAKGREILSTGANDCPKFGGGLYWPEYDSKSHEIRDQPGGRDCTLECDSNKKEKDKIVDDIVNRVLNKLIANQDGEQQKSPPIDKDDLADVVKRSLIGDITEYGRVVHAEMEALLSCARNNISTRGAHLYCTTFPCHNCAKHIIAAGIERVVYVEPYPKSKAAHFHPDSLAQVVGDQLGENTHVRFEPFFGVGPRRFFDFFSMQLSRGFEIERKDDAGNILLEPETDHSGTSFKWDHSKQRLRVQLFPGSYLDKEVAASYQLTDLLSRLENSIGKSDELSAYMNHFTKLNTEYKGWKEWKRALFDEQ; encoded by the coding sequence ATGACACTCCGTTTTATCGAAGACTACGAGGCGCTAAGGGCCGCATTAGGTCACTTGGAGGCCCAAGGGACATGGTTGGACATCGGCGACAATCAAAAACAGTTTCGTCACTCTAACGGCGGAATCATGAATTGGTATCCAAGTACAGGAACAATCATGTTTCAGGGTCGAGGCAGCGGACCAAAAGCCCTTGAGGACGAAGTACGAGCGATACTTGACACTGAGAGCGACCCGAGTTCTTCGCAAGGACAGCCAGGGCCTGTCGTTGGTGATGACAACCCGCCGCCGTGGGAGACAATATCAACGCCTATCGGTACCGAGCCGGTAGAGACTCGTCCAGATGATTTTGATACCACGGCGTTGTCATCTGCGTCGATTAATCGCGAAACGGCCATCGGTCGTCGCTTTCGAAACTCAGAAATTGTAATTGGGTTGGTTGGCGCTGTGGGCACTGAGTTGGAGAATGTCTGTAACGTACTCAAGGAGCGCCTACAAAGTTTTGGGTACTTTCCCGACACAATTTCGGTATCACGCGACGTGATAATGAAGATTTCACAATTTCCCGACTTTGGGACAAATGAATTTGACCGTATAGATAGACTAATGACAGCAGGAGACGAAGCGAGAGAAAAATCCGGATACAACGGGATCCTCGCACTCGGGGTAGCTGCTGAAATCGCCCTGCGGCGTCAAAAAGAGGTTTCGGATACCGCGCCACGTAACCGAGCTGCGTACATCGTTCGCTCTTTGAAGCATCCAGAAGAAGTCTCCTGTCTCCGCGATATTTATGGAGACGGTTTTTACCTCCTTGGCGTATTTGCCGATGAAAAGCGTCGAATCAAGTACCTCACAAAGAATAAGGGTCTCCATCAGAACGATGCGGAAAAGCTCATAAAGCGTGACGCTGATGAACACCTCAAGCATGGCCAGCAGACAAGTAAGACATTTCATCTTGCTGATTTTTTCCTATACATTGATGAGAACAACGACCGGATGACACACGGCATCTGGCGAGTTCTCGACTTGGTTTTTGGTCATCCATATGTCACTCCAACATTCGACGAATACGCTATGTTCATGGCGTTCTCTGCCGCGCTCCGATCTGCTGATTTATCGCGACAGGTCGGGGCGGTCGCAGCCAAGGGAAGGGAAATACTTTCAACTGGAGCGAATGATTGCCCAAAGTTCGGAGGGGGGCTCTACTGGCCGGAGTACGATTCGAAGTCCCATGAGATCAGAGATCAGCCAGGCGGACGAGATTGCACGTTAGAGTGTGACTCGAATAAGAAGGAGAAGGACAAGATCGTTGATGACATTGTAAATCGTGTCCTGAATAAGCTCATCGCAAATCAAGACGGCGAGCAACAGAAATCTCCTCCTATCGACAAAGACGACTTGGCAGATGTGGTCAAACGTTCTCTAATTGGTGATATCACCGAGTATGGCCGCGTCGTTCATGCCGAAATGGAGGCCCTTCTATCCTGTGCACGTAATAACATTTCGACCCGAGGAGCGCACTTGTATTGCACAACATTTCCCTGTCACAACTGTGCAAAACACATTATCGCCGCTGGCATTGAGCGGGTGGTATACGTTGAGCCCTATCCCAAGAGCAAAGCCGCACATTTTCATCCGGACTCCCTTGCTCAAGTCGTCGGCGATCAGTTGGGCGAAAACACACACGTCCGATTTGAGCCGTTTTTTGGCGTGGGGCCCAGGCGCTTTTTTGATTTCTTCTCGATGCAGTTAAGCAGAGGATTTGAGATCGAGCGCAAAGATGATGCAGGCAATATCCTGCTAGAGCCAGAAACCGATCACAGCGGAACTTCCTTTAAGTGGGATCATTCCAAACAACGTCTTAGGGTTCAGCTTTTTCCTGGATCCTACTTGGATAAGGAGGTTGCAGCCTCTTACCAGCTAACAGATTTGCTGAGTCGATTGGAGAATTCCATCGGTAAGAGTGACGAACTTAGCGCTTATATGAACCACTTCACCAAACTGAATACTGAATACAAAGGCTGGAAAGAATGGAAAAGAGCACTCTTCGATGAGCAGTAG
- a CDS encoding type IV toxin-antitoxin system AbiEi family antitoxin domain-containing protein, producing MISPSDRVLALAKEQGILRPRDLEKHGIPRHVLAVLYRSGRLVRVGRGLYAHPETSPTENHDFALITKRTTGAIICLLSALRFHELTTQLPATIWIALHPKARRPHIPELSFEVVRFSGKALTEGIEEHLVDGVPVRITSPARTVIDCFRHRRRIGRDVAVEALRDAMAQKKATVPELVKYAVICRVTKVVQPYIEMLQ from the coding sequence ATGATTTCACCATCGGACCGGGTACTTGCCCTCGCCAAAGAGCAGGGAATTCTGCGCCCCCGCGATCTGGAAAAGCACGGGATACCGCGGCATGTACTTGCCGTCCTGTATCGCTCCGGACGGCTGGTCCGCGTTGGACGCGGACTCTATGCTCATCCGGAAACGTCGCCAACGGAAAACCACGACTTCGCGCTTATCACGAAACGGACGACGGGCGCGATCATCTGCCTGCTTTCCGCGCTCCGGTTCCATGAACTTACGACCCAACTGCCGGCCACAATCTGGATCGCGCTGCACCCCAAGGCCAGACGCCCCCACATCCCCGAACTGTCCTTTGAGGTGGTTCGCTTTTCCGGGAAAGCCCTCACCGAAGGCATCGAGGAACACCTGGTTGATGGTGTCCCCGTTCGTATCACCAGCCCCGCCCGCACCGTGATCGACTGCTTCCGCCATCGGCGCAGAATCGGACGCGACGTGGCGGTGGAAGCCCTGCGGGATGCCATGGCGCAAAAAAAGGCGACCGTGCCGGAACTCGTGAAATATGCCGTCATTTGCCGAGTTACCAAGGTCGTACAGCCCTATATCGAGATGCTTCAATGA
- a CDS encoding DUF433 domain-containing protein produces MDWHERIVTDGEVLCGKPVIRGTRLAVEFIVELLAQGWREDEVLENYPGLTPEDVRACLQYASELLHAERVYPLSI; encoded by the coding sequence ATGGATTGGCACGAGCGAATTGTCACGGACGGGGAGGTCTTGTGCGGCAAGCCTGTCATTCGCGGAACGCGGCTGGCGGTGGAGTTCATCGTCGAGCTCCTGGCGCAGGGCTGGCGCGAGGACGAGGTGCTGGAGAATTATCCCGGCCTCACGCCCGAGGATGTGCGGGCGTGCCTGCAGTACGCCAGCGAGCTGCTGCACGCGGAGCGGGTGTACCCGTTGAGCATCTGA
- a CDS encoding DUF5615 family PIN-like protein → MRVLANENFPLAAVEALAAAGHDMVWVRRDMPGAADPAVLERAQREGRIVVTFDKDFGELAFRHRLPAACGVILFRISMASPEHVARVAVAALSSREDFAGHFTVVEDRRVRMVPLRQKEERADNA, encoded by the coding sequence GTGCGTGTGCTGGCGAACGAGAACTTTCCCCTGGCGGCTGTGGAGGCGCTTGCGGCGGCGGGCCACGACATGGTGTGGGTCCGGCGCGACATGCCGGGCGCGGCGGATCCCGCCGTGCTCGAACGCGCGCAGCGGGAGGGCCGGATCGTGGTGACTTTTGACAAGGATTTTGGTGAACTGGCTTTTCGCCACCGGCTCCCCGCCGCGTGTGGCGTAATATTGTTTCGGATTTCGATGGCTTCGCCGGAGCATGTGGCGCGCGTGGCGGTGGCTGCGTTGTCGAGCCGGGAGGATTTCGCGGGGCATTTCACGGTGGTCGAAGATCGCCGCGTACGCATGGTGCCCCTGCGGCAAAAGGAAGAGAGAGCGGACAATGCCTAA
- a CDS encoding DUF1156 domain-containing protein gives MHEKNVRHGHISTLHIWPARRPLAACRAALIATLLPDPGNEEARQKLLERLAGTVVQTVQKDGSIKEETEGGILHWGRESGPDLDYFREEIRKAYGGRAPRVLDPFAGGGAIPLEAMRLGCEATAIDINPVAWFILKCTLEYPQKLAGQKLPLPDFAANDPEFMEAYFKGTGGKKATKSKVAAKLREYQMELLPPPDADLAWHVRAWGLWVLKEARKELAEFYPTYADYQPLVDGGVAFEARPPRLVPLDPDGNADIHTLNVDYGEDYLKHPQNPRWVAKPTVAYLWARTVKCKNCRAIVPLLKTRWLCKKDKKRVVLEMEPNADKSGVVFRVRDNVPQQGGNAAQKRALDKKLGGGTMSRSGAQCPCCPAMMTMEDIRVEGKSGRLGAMMTAVVVEGPTCKEYRLPIRDEIAKAEEAESCLEDVYKDIPFGLPTEPLPGKEALGFRVPLYGFDQWHKLFVHRQLLTLGVLIRLTRTCPKAMEKTGFPPLWQEAVTALLTCVFSRTADYMANLCIWENGAEEVKHVFMRWALPITWDHAEGNPLSPIERFYNGGINSAYRVLARFFQTDWSSTVAPHALNASAITGIEFDNDIVFTDPPYYDAIPYSDLMDFFYIWIRRAIYGLSPEFDKATREALGPKWNSSTGDGELIDDSSRHEKNAALSKQTYEDGMYRSFSSACEKMHPNGRLVVVFANKNPNAWEALVAGIIRAGFAVTGSWPIATEMPGGIRNLNRASLASSLWLVCKKRPAIARPGWDGPVLDAMRERITERLRYFWDAGIRGPDFVWAATGPALEAYSKHPVVRKADEPGAVMSVSEFLQHVRRMVVDFAVGRILSHGEEEVTVTGLDDVTIYYLLHRNDFGMGEAPSGACIMYALSCGLSDKALADQYGILQTKDSAPTKGGLIDGAATADEESAGEDDAPGDDGVSSGGKAKLVPWNRRIKKNMGLQAPNGKPVPLIDQTHRLMHLWKAGDVATVNEYLDERALRNNKLFQQLLQAIIELAERGSQERSLLESISNHVRARGERHEDRQMAMDSGGDTM, from the coding sequence GTGCACGAGAAGAACGTGCGGCACGGGCATATCTCTACGCTGCATATCTGGCCGGCGCGGCGTCCTTTGGCGGCGTGCCGGGCGGCGCTGATCGCCACGTTGCTGCCGGATCCCGGCAATGAGGAGGCGCGCCAGAAGCTGTTGGAGCGCCTGGCGGGTACGGTGGTGCAGACGGTGCAGAAGGATGGCAGCATCAAGGAGGAGACGGAGGGCGGCATCCTCCATTGGGGCCGGGAGTCGGGTCCGGATCTGGACTATTTCCGGGAGGAGATCCGCAAGGCCTATGGCGGACGCGCGCCGCGCGTGCTGGACCCCTTCGCCGGGGGCGGGGCCATCCCGCTGGAGGCCATGCGCCTGGGCTGCGAGGCCACGGCCATCGACATCAACCCCGTGGCGTGGTTCATCCTCAAGTGTACGCTGGAATACCCCCAGAAGCTGGCGGGCCAGAAGCTCCCCCTACCCGATTTCGCCGCGAACGACCCGGAGTTCATGGAGGCCTATTTCAAGGGTACGGGCGGCAAGAAGGCGACGAAATCGAAGGTGGCGGCGAAGCTCCGGGAATACCAGATGGAGCTCCTCCCCCCGCCCGACGCCGACCTCGCCTGGCACGTCCGCGCCTGGGGCCTCTGGGTCTTGAAGGAAGCGCGCAAGGAACTGGCCGAGTTCTACCCCACCTACGCCGACTACCAGCCCCTGGTGGATGGCGGCGTCGCCTTCGAGGCGCGCCCGCCCCGCCTCGTCCCCCTCGATCCCGACGGCAACGCCGACATCCACACGCTCAACGTGGACTATGGCGAGGACTACCTCAAGCACCCCCAGAACCCGCGCTGGGTGGCCAAGCCCACCGTCGCCTACCTCTGGGCGCGCACGGTCAAGTGCAAGAACTGCCGCGCCATCGTCCCCCTGCTCAAGACGCGCTGGCTCTGCAAGAAGGACAAGAAGCGCGTCGTGCTGGAGATGGAACCGAACGCCGACAAGTCGGGCGTCGTGTTTCGGGTACGAGACAATGTCCCGCAACAGGGTGGCAACGCCGCCCAAAAGCGCGCCCTCGATAAGAAACTCGGCGGAGGCACGATGTCTCGCTCCGGTGCGCAATGCCCGTGCTGCCCAGCCATGATGACTATGGAAGATATCCGAGTCGAAGGTAAGTCAGGACGGCTGGGGGCCATGATGACTGCGGTCGTTGTCGAAGGGCCGACCTGCAAAGAGTATCGATTGCCGATACGTGACGAGATCGCGAAAGCGGAGGAGGCAGAGTCGTGCCTGGAAGATGTTTACAAGGACATTCCCTTCGGGCTGCCAACCGAGCCACTTCCTGGAAAGGAAGCGCTTGGGTTCCGTGTTCCGCTTTACGGGTTCGACCAATGGCACAAACTATTTGTCCATAGGCAACTTCTTACGTTGGGAGTATTGATCAGGCTCACACGTACTTGCCCAAAGGCGATGGAAAAGACAGGATTTCCGCCACTGTGGCAAGAAGCAGTAACAGCTCTTCTAACTTGTGTCTTCAGCCGCACCGCTGACTACATGGCCAACCTTTGTATATGGGAAAATGGCGCAGAAGAAGTTAAGCATGTATTCATGAGATGGGCCTTGCCAATTACATGGGATCATGCTGAAGGGAATCCCCTTTCACCTATCGAGCGCTTTTACAATGGTGGTATCAATTCAGCGTATCGCGTACTCGCTCGTTTCTTTCAAACAGATTGGAGTTCAACGGTAGCTCCACATGCCCTAAACGCATCCGCGATTACTGGCATCGAATTCGATAACGACATCGTTTTCACTGATCCGCCATACTATGATGCCATTCCCTACTCGGACCTAATGGACTTTTTCTACATTTGGATACGGCGAGCCATTTACGGATTGAGCCCTGAGTTTGACAAGGCAACCCGTGAAGCTCTTGGACCGAAGTGGAATTCAAGCACTGGTGACGGCGAACTTATAGACGATTCAAGTCGCCACGAGAAAAATGCTGCACTTTCAAAGCAGACTTACGAAGACGGCATGTACCGCTCATTCTCGTCGGCCTGTGAGAAAATGCATCCAAATGGAAGACTCGTAGTTGTGTTCGCAAATAAGAATCCCAACGCTTGGGAAGCGCTGGTGGCAGGAATCATTCGGGCGGGCTTTGCTGTCACGGGTTCATGGCCGATTGCGACCGAGATGCCTGGAGGAATTCGTAACTTAAATCGCGCTTCTCTCGCCTCCTCCCTCTGGCTCGTCTGCAAGAAGCGCCCCGCCATCGCCCGCCCCGGCTGGGACGGCCCGGTGCTGGATGCGATGCGGGAGCGGATCACGGAGCGGCTGCGCTACTTCTGGGACGCGGGCATTCGGGGCCCTGACTTTGTGTGGGCGGCGACGGGCCCGGCGCTGGAGGCCTATTCCAAGCACCCCGTGGTGCGCAAGGCGGACGAGCCCGGCGCGGTCATGAGCGTGTCCGAGTTTCTCCAGCACGTCCGGCGCATGGTGGTGGACTTCGCGGTGGGCCGCATCCTCTCGCACGGCGAGGAGGAGGTGACGGTGACGGGCCTGGACGACGTGACCATCTATTACCTGCTCCACCGGAACGATTTCGGGATGGGCGAGGCCCCGAGCGGCGCGTGCATCATGTATGCACTGTCCTGCGGGCTGTCGGACAAGGCGCTGGCGGATCAGTACGGCATTTTGCAGACCAAGGACAGCGCGCCCACGAAAGGCGGCCTGATCGACGGCGCCGCAACCGCGGACGAGGAATCCGCCGGGGAAGACGACGCGCCCGGCGACGACGGCGTCAGTTCCGGCGGCAAGGCCAAGCTCGTGCCCTGGAACAGGCGCATCAAGAAGAACATGGGCCTCCAGGCGCCCAACGGCAAGCCCGTGCCCCTGATCGATCAGACCCACCGCCTCATGCACCTCTGGAAAGCCGGCGACGTGGCCACGGTCAACGAATACCTCGACGAGCGCGCGTTGCGCAATAATAAACTCTTCCAGCAACTCCTCCAGGCCATAATAGAACTCGCCGAACGCGGCAGCCAGGAAAGGTCGCTACTGGAAAGCATCAGCAACCACGTCCGCGCCCGAGGCGAGCGGCATGAGGACAGGCAAATGGCGATGGACTCGGGTGGAGATACAATGTGA
- a CDS encoding DUF1738 domain-containing protein: MNTEKTDEVKQLIDQGLKNLVENLESGKSDQLVAYLAAMARFHRYSFRNILLIQSQFPMASRVAGFRAWKKLGRFVKKGEQGITIIAPMVFRDSSETALQDEQPRIRFRAAYVFDVSQTDGDPLPCPAEASGDPRGHTERLKAFIASQGIALTYSDELGNAEGASSGGRIRIRPSLSPAAEFSVLVHELAHELLHWTDHGLVGTRKSRELEAEAVAYIVSSAIGLECSTASSDYIQLYNGNVETLEASLDGIRKAASEIIMALHPEAA; encoded by the coding sequence ATGAATACGGAGAAAACAGATGAGGTAAAGCAACTCATCGATCAGGGCCTGAAAAACCTTGTCGAGAATCTTGAAAGCGGCAAGAGCGACCAGCTCGTGGCCTATCTCGCGGCCATGGCGCGGTTCCATCGCTACAGCTTCCGGAATATCCTGCTGATCCAGTCGCAATTCCCGATGGCGTCCCGGGTGGCTGGATTTCGGGCGTGGAAGAAGCTTGGGCGTTTCGTGAAGAAGGGCGAGCAGGGCATCACGATCATTGCGCCGATGGTTTTCCGTGATTCCAGCGAAACCGCGTTGCAGGACGAGCAACCCCGCATCCGTTTCCGTGCGGCGTATGTGTTCGATGTGTCCCAGACCGACGGCGATCCCCTCCCCTGCCCCGCCGAAGCCAGTGGCGATCCACGCGGCCACACGGAGCGCCTGAAAGCCTTCATCGCGAGCCAGGGCATCGCACTGACCTATTCCGACGAGCTGGGCAATGCCGAAGGGGCTTCCTCCGGCGGCAGAATCCGCATCCGCCCATCGCTGAGTCCCGCCGCGGAGTTCTCCGTGCTGGTTCATGAACTCGCCCATGAATTGCTCCATTGGACGGATCACGGCCTCGTAGGCACGCGCAAATCCCGCGAACTGGAGGCCGAAGCCGTGGCCTACATCGTATCCAGCGCCATCGGATTGGAATGCAGCACGGCATCCAGCGACTACATCCAGCTCTACAACGGCAACGTGGAAACCCTCGAAGCCTCCCTTGACGGAATCCGCAAAGCCGCCTCGGAAATCATCATGGCGCTGCATCCGGAAGCGGCGTAG